A single region of the Sorghum bicolor cultivar BTx623 chromosome 9, Sorghum_bicolor_NCBIv3, whole genome shotgun sequence genome encodes:
- the LOC8061079 gene encoding transcription factor PIF1 — protein sequence MEDFGGWSMQYAADPCLPSRPSDDDGLLGAFLGGGFDLRSDHGGLSDLPSSHQVQNLMPCHGGASLSVSDGFMGLDTADMLASVTGALDDGLLDTFAYGSDVVAAAAEEPAQPTASSNAFSSGYSSTTGGNYGNISSGESNTCSGGGGGHDTEVASPCALSRSSALPQATAALASKRKLGGKYPAVAATTSTEAQVAAPWRGAKRDSATSSSSTSITFAAGHGDHHAAGGSSSSAGGGYEYEPDSEALAQVKEMIYRAAAMRPVHQLVCGAGTEPAPSSQSKPRRKNVRISSDPQTVAARLRRERVSERLRVLQRLVPGGSRMDTASMLDEAASYLKFLKTQVKALERANPSNGGYHNSSLLPQSYTGTGSLGVGGGGTGVANGRDGAIDGYVNSNRNMHL from the coding sequence ATGGAGGACTTCGGCGGCTGGAGTATGCAGTATGCAGCAGATCCATGCCTGCCAAGCCGCCCGAGCGACGACGACGGCCTCCTCGGTGCCTTTCTAGGCGGCGGCTTCGACCTCCGTTCTGACCATGGCGGTCTCAGCGACCTGCCCTCGTCGCACCAGGTCCAGAACCTCATGCCCTGCCACGGCGGCGCGAGTCTTTCCGTTTCCGACGGATTCATGGGCCTGGACACGGCGGATATGCTCGCGAGCGTCACCGGCGCACTGGACGACGGCCTCCTTGACACGTTCGCTTACGGTTCggacgtcgtcgccgccgccgccgaggagcCCGCGCAGCCCACCGCGTCgagcaacgccttctcctccggATACAGCAGCACCACGGGCGGCAATTACGGCAACATCTCCTCCGGCGAGTCCAacacgtgcagcggcggcggcggaggccatGACACGGAGGTTGCGTCTCCCTGCGCCCTGTCGCGGTCGTCGGCGCTGCCTCAGGCAACGGCCGCGCTCGCCTCGAAGCGAAAGCTGGGGGGCAAGTACCCTGCGGTAGCCGCGACCACATCAACGGAGGCGCAGGTCGCTGCCCCGTGGCGTGGCGCAAAGCGCGACTCggcgacgtcgtcgtcgtcgaccagCATCACGTTCGCCGCCGGGCATGGTGACCACCATGCGGCAGGAGGATCGTCATCGTCGGCCGGCGGCGGGTACGAGTACGAGCCGGACTCGGAGGCGCTAGCGCAGGTGAAGGAGATGATCTACCGCGCGGCGGCGATGCGGCCGGTGCACCAGCTCGTGTGCGGGGCCGGCACCGAGCCGGCGCCGTCGTCCCAGAGCAAGCCGCGGCGCAAGAACGTGCGGATCTCGAGTGACCCGCAGACGGTGGCGGCGCGGCTGCGGCGGGAGAGGGTGAGCGAGCGCCTGCGCGTGCTGCAGCGGCTCGTGCCGGGAGGTAGCCGGATGGACACGGCGTCCATGCTCGACGAGGCGGCCAGCTACCTCAAGTTCCTCAAGACGCAGGTCAAGGCGCTGGAGAGGGCGAACCCTAGCAATGGTGGCTACCACAACAGCAGCTTGCTGCCGCAGAGTTACACGGGGACGGGGAGCCTCGGTGTCGGTGGTGGTGGCACCGGTGTTGCCAATGGAAGAGATGGCGCCATTGATGGCTACGTAAATTCCAACAGGAACATGCACTTGTAG
- the LOC8061080 gene encoding uncharacterized protein LOC8061080 — protein MDLLSDYEVAKSKVEPIHATSCDLMDAQATAVVETGCKGPPLGKGPCLTLRGLLDNVVRALGGSHGRARDAEAWAWDVGAPATRVRDAATESILSQLTVAHSVLIYRMSTTETNTTAAAPARENEGVNLLKRNSDDVGWEYGVLVDPKNKDKVKCKFCNKVMQGGIYRLKQHVAHDGKNATKCPKSTDKAKDKCQKSIDGAKRKRAEMVVRELELREEVNVSRVGEESEEVTCVGSSEPHKLGPMDKWTKAIDPKATRSESLQQQRLNKELWKERTHEVHKYIARWVYTHGISFNACDNDEFKQMCEAIGQFGPGLEPPCQDSLREKLLEEEYARTKRLLQECEAEKMKNGCSIMTDAWTDRKRRSIMNLCTNCADGTSFISSMEMSDVSHTSEVIFELVDKAIEDIGPENVVQVVTDNASNNMGVKKLLLEKRPQIFWTSCATHTINLML, from the exons ATGGACCTCCTATCAGATTATGAAGTTGCTAAGAGCAAAGTTGAGCCAATACATGCCACATCGTGCGACCTTATGGACGCGCAGGCCACCGCCGTTGTTGAGACAGGCTGCAAGGGACCACCACTTGGCAAG GGACCGTGTCTGACACTACGAGGACTACTGGATAATGTGGTGCGTGCCCTAGGAGGCAGCCATGGGAGGGCTCGGGATGCGGAGGCATGGGCTTGGGATGTGGGGGCGCCAGCGACACGGGTTCGAGATGCGGCAACCGAATCCATTCTATCCCAGCTCACCGTCGCTCACTCCGTACTCATATATAG GATGTCAACAACAGAAACAAATACTACAGCTGCTGCACCTGCACGTGAGAATGAAGGAGTAAATCTCTTGAAAAGGAATTCAGATGATGTGGGATGGGAATACGGGGTTCTTGTTGATCCTAAGAACAAGGACAAGGTGAAGTGCAAATTCTGTAACAAGGTGATGCAAGGGGGAATTTATCGTTTGAAGCAGCATGTGGCCCATGATGGAAAGAATGCGACGAAATGCCCAAAGAGCACAGATAAAGCTAAAGACAAGTGCCAGAAATCAATAGATGGTGCAAAAAGGAAGAGGGCAGAGATGGTGGTTCGTGAGCTAGAACTTAGAGAGGAAGTGAATGTATCTCGAGTTGGAGAAGAGTCAGAGGAAGTCACCTGTGTTGGAAGTTCAGAGCCTCACAAATTGGGGCCCATGGACAAATGGACAAAGGCTATTGATCCTAAAGCAACCAGAAGTGAATCTTTGCAGCAACAGAGGCTGAACAAGGAGTTGTGGAAAGAAAGAACACATGAGGTGCACAAATATATTGCAAGATGGGTCTATACTCATG GAATTTCATTCAATGCATGTGACAATGATGAGTTCAAGCAGATGTGTGAAGCCATTGGCCAGTTTGGACCTGGACTTGAACCTCCATGTCAGGATTCTCTGCGAGAGAAATTGCTAGAAGAAGAATATGCAAGAACCAAGAGGTTGCTGCAAGAATGTGAAGCCGAGAAGATGAAGAATGGGTGCTCTATTATGACTGATGCATGGACAGACAGGAAGAGGAGAAGCATAATGAACCTGTGCACCAATTGTGCTGATGGAACAAGCTTTATCAGCTCAATGGAGATGTCAGATGTGTCACACACAAGTGAAGTCATCTTTGAACTAGTGGACAAAGCAATTGAAGACATTGGTCCAGAAAATGTTGTGCAAGTAGTGACAGATAATGCCtctaacaacatgggagtaaaGAAGCTATTGCTTGAGAAGAGACCACAAATATTTTGGACCTCTTGTGCAACCCACACAATAAACCTGATGCTGTAA
- the LOC8061081 gene encoding uncharacterized protein LOC8061081, translating to MVVHNRWDSLRDVKSKKGKDATAIVLNPTFWKDVKLTVSVFEPLFKVLRLVDGDVKPSMGFVYGEILKAKKEIKESLGNNESRFKEQSLMSPEGFISCVETFYYHDEDKQDQAAHVDLRKFQNREGPFSKKLARTFQNFDYNLGRASWWRLYGTEVPALQKMIHTKKRNRLTTTRLNKLVYIQFNSKLLNKREKIKSKKIIDVLLSNDTTEAQGFLHENGDDSALVVYRDEEEEEEMEGTGIPWSVLGDAVGAEEQLQLRRSARVRELYEGEEFESDKEEFDEDEDDYLEPY from the exons ATGGTGGTTCATAATAGGTGGGACTCACTGAGGGATGTAAAAtcaaagaaaggaaaagatGCCACGGCTATTGTATTGAATCCAACCTTCTGGAAGGATGTGAAGCTAACCGTGAGTGTTTTTGAGCCACTGTTCAAAGTTCTCCGCTTGGTTGATGGGGATGTGAAACCATCCATGGGTTTCGTTTATGGAGAAATACTAAAGGCAAAGAAAGAGATCAAGGAGTCCTTGGGCAATAATGAGTCTCGGTTCAAGGAG CAATCTTTGATGAGCCCAGAAGGATTTATTAGTTGTGTGGAGACCTTCTACTATCATGATGAAGATAAGCAAGATCAGGCTGCCCATGTTGACCTgagaaagtttcaaaacagggaAGGACCATTTAGCAAGAAGCTGGCAAGGACTTTCCAAAATTTTGATTACAACCTAGGTAGAG CATCATGGTGGCGGCTGTATGGAACTGAAGTACCAGCCTTACAGAAGATG ATACACACTAAGAAGAGAAATAGGCTTACTACAACACGTCTCAACAAGTTAGTCTACATTCAGTTCAACTCCAAGCTGCTTAATAAGAGAGAGAAAATCAAGTCAAAGAAGATCATTGATGTTCTCTTGTCTAATGATACAACTGAAGCTCAAGGATTTTTGCATGAGAATGGAGATGATTCTGCATTAGTGGTCTATAGagatgaggaggaggaagaagagatgGAAGGTACTGGGATACCTTGGTCTGTTCTTGGAGATGCAGTGGGAGCAGAAGAACAACTTCAGCTGCGTAGGAGTGCTAGAGTGAGAGAGCTCTATGAAGGAGAAGAGTTTGAATCTGATAAAGAAGAgtttgatgaagatgaggatgacTACTTGGAACCCTATTGA
- the LOC8061082 gene encoding uncharacterized protein LOC8061082 — MEKEGRNHYHTRGSSRGGGGGTATERDLLLQWGNRKRLRCVKVQRRDVEAAATAAAEKAQRRAAAAAAAAAQHHPTGHTHRRVLRNSEEFAIMKSPARQQQNNRIHTVASPDRECPGRGNNNNGVPQTYPDDKKGSSSGSEGSIWPKFAITLSNREKEEDFLVFKGSKLPQRPKKRAKVIQRTVNFVCPGTWLCDLTLERYEVREKKVSKKRPRGLKAMHDMDSDSE, encoded by the exons ATGGAGAAGGAGGGGAGGAACCACTACCACACGCGGGGCTCCTcgcgcggcggcggtgggggCACCGCTACGGAGCGCGACCTGCTGTTACAGTGGGGCAACCGGAAGCGCCTTCGCTGCGTCAAGGTGCAGCGCCGCGACGTCGaggccgccgccaccgcggcTGCCGAGAAGGCCCAGCGCCGCGCCGCGGCCGCAGCTGCCGCAGCCGCCCAGCACCACCCAACCGGCCACACCCACCGCCGTGTTCTCAG GAACTCAGAAGAGTTTGCAATCATGAAATCGCCAGCACGCCAACAACAGAACAACAGGATCCACACGGTTGCTTCACCAGACAGGGAGTGCCCTGGTAGAGGTAACAACAACAATGGAGTTCCACAGACCTATCCAGATGACAAGAAAGGCTCTTCATCAGGGAGTGAGGGGTCCATCTGGCCAAAGTTTGCAATCACCCTTTCAAACAGGGAAAAGGAAGAGGATTTCCTGGTGTTCAAAGGATCCAAACTGCCTCAAAGACCCAAGAAAAGAGCCAAGGTCATCCAGAGAACCGTCAAT TTTGTATGCCCAGGAACGTGGCTATGTGACTTGACTCTCGAAAGGTATGAAGTCCGGGAGAAGAAGGTTTCCAAGAAG CGCCCTAGGGGATTGAAAGCTATGCATGACATGGATAGTGACTCGGAATAA
- the LOC8068995 gene encoding jacalin-related lectin 19: MQQHQRKMVVSKKLMKVGPWGGTGGHPWDDGGHSGIRSITISYDHRCMESISVEYDRDGLAVPGERHGGAAASHTTQIKLSCPDEYLTTVSGHYAPIAHGGSPVIRSLAFRTNLRAYGPFGAAEGTPFSFPVVGGVIVGFYGRSGWQLDAVGLYVAPLRPETTYDRVQKLGLMAYRAVWQRIGTQMQQQQDEPVKKENGNAQIVHTT, encoded by the exons ATG CAGCAACATCAGAGGAAGATGGTGGTGTCGAAGAAGCTGATGAAAGTTGGGCCATGGGGTGGCACCGGGGGACACCCGTGGGACGACGGCGGCCACTCCGGGATCCGCAGCATCACCATATCCTACGACCACCGGTGCATGGAATCCATCAGCGTGGAGTACGACAGGGACGGCCTGGCCGTCCCCGGCGAGCGGCACGGAGGCGCCGCCGCCAGCCACACGACTCAG ATCAAGCTGAGCTGCCCGGACGAGTACCTGACCACGGTGAGCGGGCACTACGCGCCGATCGCGCACGGCGGCTCGCCGGTGATCCGGTCGCTGGCGTTCCGGACCAACCTGAGGGCGTACGGGCCGTTCGGCGCGGCGGAGGGCACGCCGTTCTCGTTCCCGGTGGTGGGAGGCGTCATCGTCGGCTTCTACGGGAGGAGCGGATGGCAGCTCGACGCCGTCGGCCTCTACGTCGCGCCGCTGCGCCCGGAGACCACGTACGACAGGGTACAGAAGCTCGGCCTCATGGCCTACCGGGCAGTCTGGCAGCGGATCGGGACCcagatgcagcagcagcaggatgaGCCGGTGAAAAAGGAGAACGGCAACGCGCAGATTGTTCACACGACATAA
- the LOC110430020 gene encoding 60S ribosomal protein L28-1-like, with the protein MATVPGDLIWQVVRKNNSFLVKQFGNGNAKVQFTKEPNNLYNVHSYKHSGLANKKTVTIQPAAGKDSAVVLSTTKTKKQNTPAKLSHKSVMRKEFRKMAKAVKNQVSDNYYRPDLTKPALARLSSVYRSLQVAKSGVKKKNRQPKH; encoded by the exons ATGGCAACCGTTCCTGGGGATCTGATCTGGCAGGTTGTGAGGAAGAACAACTCCTTCCTTGTGAAGCAGTTTGGCAACGGCAATGCTAAGGTGCAGTTCACCAAGGAGCCCAACAACCTCTACAACGTCCACTCCTACAAACACTCTG GCTTGGCGAACAAGAAGACTGTGACTATCCAGCCAGCTGCTGGAAAGGACTCGGCTGTGGTCCTCTCAACTACCAAGACCAAGAAGCAGAACACACCTGCTAAGCTCAGTCACAAGTCTGTGATGCGCAAGGAGTTCCGCAAGATGGCTAAGGCCGTGAAAAATCAG GTTAGCGACAACTACTACAGGCCTGATCTGACCAAGCCGGCTCTTGCTAGGCTGAGCTCAGTGTACCGCAGCCTCCAGGTTGCCAAGTCTGGTGTCAAGAAGAAGAACAGGCAGCCCAAGCACTAA
- the LOC8061084 gene encoding uncharacterized protein LOC8061084 has protein sequence MAVMEKLKIFVVKEPVVAASCLIAGFGLFLPAVVRPILDSWETAEKVPPPPLNDVVAGVTGKKK, from the exons ATGGCCGTGATGGAGAAGCTCAAGATCTTCGTCGTGAAGGAGCCTGTCGTCGCGGCCTCCTGTCTCATCGCCGGATTCG GTCTCTTTCTTCCAGCAGTTGTCCGGCCAATCCTGGATTCATGGGAGACCGCAGAGAAAGTTCCTCCACCACCTCTAAATGAT GTGGTTGCAGGTGTCACCGGCAAGAAAAAGTAG
- the LOC110430019 gene encoding uncharacterized protein LOC110430019 isoform X2, producing the protein MPYCEVGSYADGDKWEGVRLFYRRYGRGATKVLLIIGLAGTHDSWGPQIKGLTGSLEPADDEAVRPDEEAGVGAAGAAEAAPAEADEAAGGGDGIEVCCFDNRGVGRSSVLPNKSYYSTAIMATDALALMDHLGWKKAHVFGHSMGAMIACKLAAMAPHRLCSLALLNVTGGGFQCFPKLDGQMLSLAFRFLRAKTPEERALVDLETHYTKEYLEETVGSVTRRMVLYQEYVKGISSTGMQSNCGFEGQVNACWTHNMTTKELDTIRSAGFLVSVIHGRYDIIAQLCHAKRLAERLLPVARMVELHGAHLVSHERPDEVNNALMDLIKATKSAMKPEEWSAQPENISETGALISARPITVTMQTDEGVIVMGFEHMRNIVKVMKPVRVAAVES; encoded by the exons ATGCCTTACTGCGAGGTGGGCAGTTACGCCGACGGCGACAAGTGGGAGGGCGTCCGCCTCTTCTACCGCCGCtacggccgcggcgcgaccaagGTGCTCCTCATCATCG GATTGGCGGGGACGCACGACTCGTGGGGCCCGCAGATAAAGGGGCTGACCGGGTCGCTGGAGCCCGCCGACGACGAGGCCGTGCGGCCGGACGAGGAGGCCGGTGTCGGCGCGGCCGGAGCGGCGGAGGCGGCCCCCGCGGAAGCGGAcgaggccgccggcggcggcgatggcaTCGAGGTCTGCTGTTTCGACAACCGAGGCGTCGGCCGCAGCTCCGTGCTCCCCAACAAATCCTACTACTC GACGGCAATCATGGCGACGGATGCCTTGGCCTTGATGGATCATTTGGGGTGGAAGAAAGCTCACGTCTTTGGCCACTCCATGG GTGCCATGATTGCTTGCAAGCTAGCGGCAATGGCACCTCACAGGCTATGTTCGCTGGCATTGCTTAATGTTACTGGAGGTGGCTTTCAATGCTTCCCGAAG CTAGATGGGCAGATGCTATCTCTTGCATTCCGTTTCTTAagggcaaaaactccagaggaaAGAGCTCTTGTGGACTTGGAAACACATTATACGAAG GAATACCTTGAGGAGACTGTTGGGTCAGTTACTAGAAGAATGGTCCTCTATCAA GAATATGTGAAGGGCATATCATCTACAGGGATGCAATCTAATTGTGGTTTTGAAGGGCAAGTCAATGCATGCTGGACTCACAATATGACTACTAAGGAACTAGATACAATACGATCTGCTGGTTTTCTAGTTTCAGTTATTCATGGAAG GTATGATATTATTGCACAATTGTGCCATGCAAAACGTCTAGCAGAAAGGCTTCTTCCTGTTGCAAGAATGGTAGAACTTCATGGTGCACATCTAGTGAGCCATGAAAGACCAGATGAG GTGAACAATGCACTTATGGATTTGATAAAGGCCACCAAATCTGCGATGAAACCTGAAGAGTGGTCAGCCCAGCCTGAGAACATATCGG AAACCGGGGCACTCATTTCTGCGAGACCCATTACCGTCACGATGCAAACAGATGAAG GGGTGATAGTCATGGGGTTTGAGCACATGAGGAACATTGTAAAGGTAATGAAGCCAGTAAGGGTTGCAGCAGTTGAGTCATAA
- the LOC110430019 gene encoding uncharacterized protein LOC110430019 isoform X1 — MPYCEVGSYADGDKWEGVRLFYRRYGRGATKVLLIIGLAGTHDSWGPQIKGLTGSLEPADDEAVRPDEEAGVGAAGAAEAAPAEADEAAGGGDGIEVCCFDNRGVGRSSVLPNKSYYSTAIMATDALALMDHLGWKKAHVFGHSMGAMIACKLAAMAPHRLCSLALLNVTGGGFQCFPKLDGQMLSLAFRFLRAKTPEERALVDLETHYTKEYLEETVGSVTRRMVLYQEYVKGISSTGMQSNCGFEGQVNACWTHNMTTKELDTIRSAGFLVSVIHGRYDIIAQLCHAKRLAERLLPVARMVELHGAHLVSHERPDEVNNALMDLIKATKSAMKPEEWSAQPENISETGALISARPITVTMQTDEGANAAVAIYNLLGKLQLSFLYLIGVIVMGFEHMRNIVKVMKPVRVAAVES, encoded by the exons ATGCCTTACTGCGAGGTGGGCAGTTACGCCGACGGCGACAAGTGGGAGGGCGTCCGCCTCTTCTACCGCCGCtacggccgcggcgcgaccaagGTGCTCCTCATCATCG GATTGGCGGGGACGCACGACTCGTGGGGCCCGCAGATAAAGGGGCTGACCGGGTCGCTGGAGCCCGCCGACGACGAGGCCGTGCGGCCGGACGAGGAGGCCGGTGTCGGCGCGGCCGGAGCGGCGGAGGCGGCCCCCGCGGAAGCGGAcgaggccgccggcggcggcgatggcaTCGAGGTCTGCTGTTTCGACAACCGAGGCGTCGGCCGCAGCTCCGTGCTCCCCAACAAATCCTACTACTC GACGGCAATCATGGCGACGGATGCCTTGGCCTTGATGGATCATTTGGGGTGGAAGAAAGCTCACGTCTTTGGCCACTCCATGG GTGCCATGATTGCTTGCAAGCTAGCGGCAATGGCACCTCACAGGCTATGTTCGCTGGCATTGCTTAATGTTACTGGAGGTGGCTTTCAATGCTTCCCGAAG CTAGATGGGCAGATGCTATCTCTTGCATTCCGTTTCTTAagggcaaaaactccagaggaaAGAGCTCTTGTGGACTTGGAAACACATTATACGAAG GAATACCTTGAGGAGACTGTTGGGTCAGTTACTAGAAGAATGGTCCTCTATCAA GAATATGTGAAGGGCATATCATCTACAGGGATGCAATCTAATTGTGGTTTTGAAGGGCAAGTCAATGCATGCTGGACTCACAATATGACTACTAAGGAACTAGATACAATACGATCTGCTGGTTTTCTAGTTTCAGTTATTCATGGAAG GTATGATATTATTGCACAATTGTGCCATGCAAAACGTCTAGCAGAAAGGCTTCTTCCTGTTGCAAGAATGGTAGAACTTCATGGTGCACATCTAGTGAGCCATGAAAGACCAGATGAG GTGAACAATGCACTTATGGATTTGATAAAGGCCACCAAATCTGCGATGAAACCTGAAGAGTGGTCAGCCCAGCCTGAGAACATATCGG AAACCGGGGCACTCATTTCTGCGAGACCCATTACCGTCACGATGCAAACAGATGAAGGTGCAAATGCTGCCGTAGCAATCTATAACTTGCTTGGCAAGCTGCAACTAAGCTTTCTTTATCTCATAGGGGTGATAGTCATGGGGTTTGAGCACATGAGGAACATTGTAAAGGTAATGAAGCCAGTAAGGGTTGCAGCAGTTGAGTCATAA